From the Fusobacterium ulcerans ATCC 49185 genome, the window TGTGTGGATATCTCGTTTGGAAAGGATTCAGAACACCTAATAGAAATATAAGAAGGGTAGGACTTGGAATAGGAATATTCTTTGTTTTAAAAAGTTTCTTTATAGATTTTATTTCTTTCAGCAGTACATACAAACTTCTTGCATATTTCAGTATGGGAGTTATATTAATAGGAACTTCTTATATCTATCAAACAGCTCTTAAAAAATTAGAAAAGGAGGAAAAAGGTGAATAGAATAATATCAATACTATTATTTATAATATCTTTGCAATCTTTTTCTTATGATTATTTTAAAGAGATAGAAGTAAATGGAAATAGTAAATATAAAGAATTTTATATAACAGAGGACATTTACTCTAAAAGCAAAAATGATTTGGGAGATATAAGGATACTAGATGATAATGGACAGGAAATACCTTATGTAATTGAAAAAAAAGATGCTGGATATAATAATATAGAGAGGATAATTTCAGTAGGAAATATAGTTTCAGAAACAGCTAAAGAAGAAAGAATGGAAACAGTTTTTAAATTTTCTCCTAAAACTGAGTTAGATGATGTATTTGGAAATAGAATAGAGATAATACCTAAAAGGAATTTTTATTTTGAATATGAATTGCTAGGAAGTAATAATGGAAAAAATTGGGAGTATATAACTTATGGAGAAATATATAAAACTCCAGACAGAGAAAATTTACTAATAGATTTTCCAGAAGAAAAATATACATATTATAAATTGGTAACTGATTTGAATAAAGAAAGTAATTTTAAAGGTGCAGTTCTTAAATTTTATGGAAGTGAAAAAAAGGAAACAGAAACTATTTTACTAAAATTAGAATATCAATCAGAGGAAAAGGATAAAACCAGTATAATTACTATTGAAACTAACAATCTTCCTATACATAAAATATATTTAAAAGCCAGTGGTGAATTTAAAAGAAATTATTCAATCGGAAACAGGGATTATTATAGAACTGGAACTATTTTCAAAGTTGGCGACAAAGAAAATATGCAGATAGATTTCAGAAGAATATCAAGATCAGAACAATTGATACTAGAGATAAAAAATGGAGATAATAAACCTCTTGTAATAACTGAAATTCAAGGAGAATATATTCCTGCTAAGATAATGTTTAAAGCAGAAGAAAATGGCAAATATAAAATAACTTTTGGAAATGAAAACTTGTATAAACCAAAGTATGATTTGGAAGAGTTCAGCAGTATGATAAAAGACAGAAATTTAGTTATAGCTGGGAAAATAAATACAGTTGAAAAAGAAGCAGTTCAAGAATCAAAAGATATGAGTATGTATTACAATATTTTTATTGGATTGATTGTACTTTTACTAAGTAGTTTTATGATAAAAAAAATAAGCAAAAAAAAATAATTTACATTTGAAACATGCTGTTTTTATTGAGAAAAGAGCATATTTCATTTTTAGAACAAAAATAAGACTTACAATTTCTTAAAAAGTATAGTATAATATATTCTTAGGTAGTAAACATAGGATTCTTTAATAAGATAGATATTTATTTAAATGTATTTTGTTACAACACACCGTTAAAAATATCTTTAAAAAGAACAAGAGGATTCCTATAATGCTACAAAACATTTTTTGTTGTAGAACACGAGGGAAAGTAACTCTGATTGTTTTTAAATGCATATGAGATTTTTTAGTGTGGTATGATGAAATAAAATAATTTAAATAAAGGACGTGAAGAATGGAAAAATTAGAAGAATTCAAAAAATTGGGATTGGGAGAGAAAACAATAAAGGCTCTCTCAAAAAAAGGGTATGAAAAACCAACACCTATACAAGCTTTAACTATACCAGCATTACTAGATGGAGATAAGGATATAATAGGACAGGCACAAACAGGAACTGGTAAAACAGCTGCTTTCTCTTTACCAATATTAGAAAGATTTGAACCTGGAAAAGTGGTACAAGCTATTGTTTTAGCTCCTACTAGAGAACTTGCTATCCAAGTTGCTGAAGAAATGAACAGTCTTGCAAATGGTAAAAAAATAAGAATAACTCCTGTATATGGAGGACAATCAATAGAATTCCAAATCAGACAACTGAAAAAAGGAACTGACATAATTGTTGGAACTCCAGGAAGAGTAATGGATCTGATGGACAGAAAACTTATAAAATTAGATAATCTTAAATATTTTATATTAGATGAAGCTGATGAAATGCTTAATATGGGATTTTTAGAAGATGTAGAGAAAATTCTTGAATCTACAAATGATGATAAAAGAATGCTTTTCTTCTCTGCTACAATGCCAAATGAAATATTAAAAGTTGCTAAAAAACATATGAGAGATTATGAAGTTTTAGCAGTAAAAACTAGAGAGCTTACAACTGATCTTACTGATCAAATTTATTTTGAAGTACATGAAAGAGATAAATTTGAAGCTCTATGCAGAATAATAGATCTTACTAAAGATTTCTATGGAATAGTTTTCTGCAGAACTAAAAATGATGTAAATGATGTAGTTGGAAAATTAAATGACAGAGGATATGATGCTGAAGGTCTTCATGGAGATATCAGTCAAAACTATAGAGAAGTAACTTTAAAAAGATTTAAAGCTAAAAAAATAAATGTATTGGTAGCAACAGATGTAGCTGCAAGGGGAATAGATGTAAATGATCTTTCTCATGTAATCAATTATTCCATACCACAGGAAGCTGAGAGTTATGTACATAGAATTGGAAGAACTGGAAGAGCTGGTAAAGAAGGAACTGCTATAACATTTATCACTCCTCAGGAATATAGAAGACTTCTTCAAATTCAAAAAATTGTAAAAACTGAAATCAGAAAAGAAAGAGTTCCAGGAGTAAAAGATGTAATTCAAGCTAAAAAATTTAGATTAATAGAAGAATTAAATCATATACTTGCTGAAAATAATTTTGATAATTTCAAAG encodes:
- a CDS encoding DEAD/DEAH box helicase yields the protein MEKLEEFKKLGLGEKTIKALSKKGYEKPTPIQALTIPALLDGDKDIIGQAQTGTGKTAAFSLPILERFEPGKVVQAIVLAPTRELAIQVAEEMNSLANGKKIRITPVYGGQSIEFQIRQLKKGTDIIVGTPGRVMDLMDRKLIKLDNLKYFILDEADEMLNMGFLEDVEKILESTNDDKRMLFFSATMPNEILKVAKKHMRDYEVLAVKTRELTTDLTDQIYFEVHERDKFEALCRIIDLTKDFYGIVFCRTKNDVNDVVGKLNDRGYDAEGLHGDISQNYREVTLKRFKAKKINVLVATDVAARGIDVNDLSHVINYSIPQEAESYVHRIGRTGRAGKEGTAITFITPQEYRRLLQIQKIVKTEIRKERVPGVKDVIQAKKFRLIEELNHILAENNFDNFKDLSRELLNGEDAIDIVAALIKHSYEDVLDESNYNEINNSAPLEKTGKVRLFVALGRKNEMTPKKLVEMVTSKTKVDERKLKNVEVYENFSFLSVPFQEAEEIIEIFKQDKKGRKPLIEKAKEKKQ